One window from the genome of Spirochaetota bacterium encodes:
- a CDS encoding MFS transporter, whose protein sequence is MKTMSDSLSIKTKIGYGLGDFGANMVFQSVVLYLMFYLTDVFLITAAAAGTIFLIAKIWDAVSDPMMGYISDKTRSRWGQKRPYLLFGAVPLGLSMALLFYAPSLGDEAKTLYALVMFLLVCTAYTVVNIPYGALTANLTLDSNERSRLTGYRMFCAVIGTLFVAGATKPLAGLFHNPVDGWRFVGVLYGSIAAIFTLITFASVRERVQHSEAEEYRLKDIATTLSVNKPFIFLSIGVFMHLCAIGVLASMVNYLFKYNFNKEDFIPVAFLSMFATAAVAIPLWVFISNKLGKKHAFNMGMGLLAVILVVLYFAKQFNFAFFTVLFVAAGVSVSTVFFSPWAMIPDTVEYSQWKTGLRREGIIYGFFYFSQKLAAACAGFITGVGLTVCGYIQPKLIDNVLTAQIQSFDTLAGLKILTTLIPLALIVCGIVFISLYPIDEKMHKDILQKI, encoded by the coding sequence ATGAAAACAATGTCAGATAGCTTATCCATAAAGACAAAGATAGGATATGGACTGGGAGATTTTGGCGCTAATATGGTATTTCAGTCGGTTGTTTTGTACCTCATGTTTTATTTAACCGATGTGTTTCTTATTACTGCTGCGGCTGCTGGTACAATATTTTTGATTGCAAAGATATGGGATGCAGTGAGCGATCCCATGATGGGATATATCTCAGATAAAACACGGAGCAGGTGGGGGCAAAAGCGGCCGTATTTACTTTTTGGTGCTGTTCCTTTGGGGCTTTCCATGGCACTTTTGTTTTATGCACCATCACTTGGTGATGAAGCAAAGACACTGTATGCACTGGTGATGTTTTTGCTTGTATGTACTGCCTACACGGTTGTCAACATCCCGTATGGCGCATTGACTGCAAACCTTACCCTTGACAGCAATGAGCGCTCACGCCTTACCGGTTACAGGATGTTTTGTGCTGTGATTGGTACATTATTTGTAGCTGGTGCAACTAAACCGCTTGCAGGGCTTTTTCACAATCCTGTTGACGGGTGGCGTTTTGTTGGCGTATTATACGGAAGCATAGCTGCCATTTTTACTCTTATAACGTTTGCGTCAGTTCGGGAGCGTGTGCAACACAGTGAAGCAGAAGAATACCGATTGAAGGATATTGCAACAACGCTATCAGTGAATAAACCGTTTATATTTCTTTCAATTGGTGTATTCATGCACCTGTGTGCTATAGGTGTGCTGGCTTCTATGGTTAACTATCTGTTTAAATATAACTTTAACAAAGAAGACTTTATCCCTGTTGCATTTTTGTCCATGTTTGCCACTGCTGCTGTTGCAATTCCTTTATGGGTTTTTATTTCAAATAAACTTGGTAAAAAGCATGCGTTCAATATGGGGATGGGTTTGCTTGCTGTTATTCTGGTTGTTCTGTATTTTGCAAAGCAGTTTAATTTTGCTTTTTTTACCGTGCTTTTTGTTGCAGCAGGGGTAAGTGTTTCCACAGTGTTTTTTAGCCCATGGGCCATGATTCCTGATACTGTGGAATATTCACAGTGGAAGACGGGATTGCGAAGGGAAGGGATTATCTATGGATTTTTTTATTTCAGTCAAAAATTAGCGGCAGCATGTGCGGGGTTTATTACTGGAGTGGGCCTAACAGTATGTGGATATATACAGCCAAAGTTAATAGACAACGTATTAACAGCACAGATTCAAAGTTTTGATACACTTGCAGGGCTTAAGATTCTTACAACACTTATACCACTGGCATTAATTGTTTGCGGAATTGTTTTTATAAGTCTTTATCCTATAGATGAAAAGATGCATAAGGACATTTTGCAAAAAATTTGA